TTACCGCACCAGCCCGTGACGAAGGCACCACCTTCCTGAAACGGGACAACGAAATCTGGAACTTTGTGCCAAGCGTGGACCGCACCATCCGCATGCCGCCCTCCATGATGGCGCAATCCTGGATGGGGTCCGACTTCACCAACGACGATCTCGTGCGCGACACCTCCCCGGTTAATGACTTCACACACGAGCTGCTCCGCGAAGAAACCGTTGACGGGCGGCAGGCCTGGGTCATCAAAATGACGCCAGACCCTGATGCGCCCATCGTGTGGGGGCACGTACTGATGTGGGTTTGTCAGCAGGATTTCATTCAGCTCCGTACCGAGAACTTTGATCAGCGGGGTGAACTCGCCCAGACGCTGGTGTTCAGCGACATCCGAAAACTCGGCGGACGTACCCTCCCTGCCCGCATCACCGTGCAGCCCGCCGACCGCAATCAGAAAACGACCCTGCAATATCGAGAGCTCCGATTTGGCATCAGTGAAGGCGAAGACTTCTTCACGCAGCGCAACATGCAGCGGATGAGATAAGCTGTAAAATAATCCGGTACAACCACTTAGCCCGGACGGCTCCCCCAAAATAATTCCCGATGCGGCCGCGCGCTTTGGGCCGCCTGTATCCTTCCCCTTTCCTTCCAAATACGCCCTACCATGCTGTTTTCCCTTGCCTGGCGAAATCTTTGGCGTAACCGCAAACGCTCCCTCATCACCATTTCGGCCATCGTGTTCGCCGTATTCGCGGCCATCATGATGCAGTCGCTCAACCGCGGCTCACATGAAATCATGATTGATAACATGGTGCGCTTCCACACCGGCTACGTGCAGGTGCAGGATGTGCACTTCGATGAGGAAGCCTCCCTCGACAACGCCTTTTTCTGGGATGAAGCCCTTCAGGATGAAATCCGGCAGGCGCATCCGCGGGTCGGACTGCTCATCCCCCGAATCGAAACCTTCATGCTGGCCGGCAACGACCACAGCACCCGCGGCGCGCTCGTGCTCGGTGTTGATGCCGAGGCCGAGCAGCAGTTCAACGGCCTCAAAGACCTGCTTGCCGAAGGCCGATTTTTTGAGCCTGATGAGCGCAAAGCCGTGATCAGCGAAGGGCTGGCCAACCGGCTGCAGCTCGCCGCTGGTGACACCCTCCTCCTGATTGGTCAGGGCCGCTACGGGATGTCGGCCAACGCCCTGTACGAAATCAGCGGCATTTTGCGGCATCCGCTGCGCGACCTCAACAACCAAACCGTGTATCTGCCACTGTCCGAAGCGCAATTCCTGCTCTCCGCGGATGATCACATCACCGCGCTGCTGCTCGACATTGATGCCGACCGGCACAAGCAGTCCGTGGCAAACGCACTGAATGAACGGTTTCGGGATGATGAGCTCATCGCCTACACCTGGCCCGAGATGATTCCGGAGCTGCTGCAATTGCTGGAGTTTGACCTTGCCGGGGCCTACTTCCTCGGGGCCGTGCTCTACCTTGTGATTGGCTTCGGTTTCTTCGGCACCATCCTCACCATGACCATGGAGCGCATGCGGGAATTCGGGATGCTGGTTTCGGTCGGTATGCGGCGCGGGCGCCTCGCGGTGGTCGTGTTTCTCGAGACCCTGCTGCTGAGCATCATCGGCGTACTGGCGGGCATGGGCGTTTCCTGGCTCCTGCTGCTCTACCTGCACTTCAACCCGATTCAGCTCACCGGCGACCTCGCCGAAATGGTGGTTGAAATGGGCTGGGAAGCCGTGCTCCCGGTGTCCTTTGCTGCCGATCAGTTCTACATGCAGGGCGTGATTGTATTTGGGATTGCCATGGTCGTATTCCTCTTCCCCCTGCTCAAAATTTTCCGCCTGAATGTGCTGGAAGCGTCCCGAACCTAACCGGAGTATCTCATCATGAAAACGATTTTCACCATCGCGTGGCGCAACATCTGGCGGCATCCCGGGCGCAGCGGCGTGCTCATTGCCGCAATCACCGCCGGCTTATGGGCGGGCGTTGTGACCGTCGGCACCATGAACGGCCTGCTGCTGCAGCGGGTCAATTACCTGATTGAAAGCGAAATCACGCATCTTCAGATGCATCACCCGGAATTTCTGACGGAACGGCGTCCCGCGGATTCCCTGAGCAACACGGCTGCGTTGTTCCGTTTCCTCGACAGTGATGCGCGGGTATCCGGCTGGGCCCCGCGTGTTCTTTCCGACGCCATGCTGCAGAGTCCGGTGAAGA
This genomic stretch from Cyclonatronum proteinivorum harbors:
- a CDS encoding outer membrane lipoprotein-sorting protein; this encodes MKTIVLISFLLVGLLQTAAAQDVNPKEIIRQMDETMRGESSFAEMTMTIERPRYTREVSIRSWSLGNTHSMILITAPARDEGTTFLKRDNEIWNFVPSVDRTIRMPPSMMAQSWMGSDFTNDDLVRDTSPVNDFTHELLREETVDGRQAWVIKMTPDPDAPIVWGHVLMWVCQQDFIQLRTENFDQRGELAQTLVFSDIRKLGGRTLPARITVQPADRNQKTTLQYRELRFGISEGEDFFTQRNMQRMR
- a CDS encoding ABC transporter permease, with the protein product MLFSLAWRNLWRNRKRSLITISAIVFAVFAAIMMQSLNRGSHEIMIDNMVRFHTGYVQVQDVHFDEEASLDNAFFWDEALQDEIRQAHPRVGLLIPRIETFMLAGNDHSTRGALVLGVDAEAEQQFNGLKDLLAEGRFFEPDERKAVISEGLANRLQLAAGDTLLLIGQGRYGMSANALYEISGILRHPLRDLNNQTVYLPLSEAQFLLSADDHITALLLDIDADRHKQSVANALNERFRDDELIAYTWPEMIPELLQLLEFDLAGAYFLGAVLYLVIGFGFFGTILTMTMERMREFGMLVSVGMRRGRLAVVVFLETLLLSIIGVLAGMGVSWLLLLYLHFNPIQLTGDLAEMVVEMGWEAVLPVSFAADQFYMQGVIVFGIAMVVFLFPLLKIFRLNVLEASRT